A window of Zalophus californianus isolate mZalCal1 chromosome 12, mZalCal1.pri.v2, whole genome shotgun sequence genomic DNA:
tttaaataaaataaaattttaaaaattttaaaaaaattaaaaaatgtctgTGTATGTCTTGAATGGAagatctttgggttttttttttaagattttacttatttatttgacagagagagaacacgcgTTCAGTTGCCAGATGAACtgaacaaagaaacacaaaactaaaataaGTACCATGTTAAGTAACACTatcaataataaattataatgcCCCTTTCTTTCAAAGTTGTGGTatctattaatttaattatttccaCAGCATTAAAATAAAGGCAGCCAAAGATAGGGTGTTTTCATTAAGTTTAATTAGTGTCCCCAGAAGGTGGATGATAAAGGTTATAGGACAGAGGCATGGCTTCTAAGGGATGGTGCTTTATGAGGAAAAGTTCCCACAAGTGAAGATTAACAGTATAATGCAGTATAAGATATTATTAAGAACTCGTTTTTTTCTTATCTCCTTATGTTCCATTAAATCTTGTTTGCTTttcaaaggaggaagaagagggaaaagacatTGGAGAAGACACTGTTGTGAATCCCGGTAGAGACAGTGCCACAAACCAAATAAGAAGAAAGGAACCCCAGATTCCTACTACAACAAACTACAATCACGTAGGGACTAAATACAATGAGGCCAAGACTAACCGATCCCCAACAAAAGGAAGTGAATTCTCTGGGAAGGGTGATGTTCCCAACACAATTTTAGATTCCACTTCCCAACCAGTCACTGAATTAGACCCCGAAAAAGATGCTGCTTTGATTTCACAGACTGTGACTAAAATGCCACCTCACACTCTGGAGGGCACTGCAGCCTCTTGGAATGAGAGCTCTAAAACTATTCTCAGATTTCCACAAATGAACTTGACTGGGACTGTGGAATCTTTAAATACAGTTTCTGTAACAGAATCTCAAGAGGTATCTACTGATATCAGTGAGGATGAGAATTTATTGACAAGTTTCAAGCTCGATACCGGAGCTGACGAGTCTTCAGGTTCCAGTTCGACAACTTCTTCGACGCTGTTCATCTCTGAGAACATATCCCGTGGGTATGTGTTTTCTTCAGAAAACCCAGAGGCAATCACATATGATCTTCTTCTACCAGAATCTACAAGAAATGCTTCCGAAGAGTCAGCCTCGTCGGGTTCTGAAGAATCTCTGACGGATCCTTCCATCGACGGAAACGTGTGGTTTGCTAGCACTTCAGATGCGGTAACACAGCCCGATGCTGGGTCAGGCAGAGAGAGCTTTCTCCAGACTAATTACACCGAGATACAGATCGATGAATCTGAGAAGGCAGCTGAGTCTTCAGTGCCAGGCCCACTGGTGTCACAGGGTCCCCCGGTCACGGACCTGGAAATGCCGCCTTATTCTACCTTTGCCTACTTCCCGACTGAGGTGACACCTCATGCGTTTACTCCATCCTCCGGACAACAGGACTCAGTCCCCACCGTCAACATGGTACACTTGCAGACAACTCAACCGGTGTACAATGGTGAGACACCTCTTCAACCTTCCTACAGTAGTGACGTCTTTCCTGTAGTCACCCCTTTGTTGCTTGACAATCAGATCCTCAACACTACCCCTGCTGCTTCAAGTAGTGATTCGGCCTTGCATGCTACGCCTGTATTTCCCAGTGTCGATGTGTCATTTGAATCCATCCTGTCTTCCTATGATGGTGCACCTTTGCTTCcattttcctctgcttccttcagTAGTGAATTGTTTCACCATCTGTATACAGTTTCTCAGATCCTTCCACAAGCTACTTCAGCTGTTGAGAGTGATAAGCTGTCCCTGCATGCTTCTCTGCCAGTGGCTGGGGGTGATTTGCTCTTAGAGGCCAGCCTTGCTCAATATTCTGATGTGACGTCACATCAGCCCACCACTCATGCTGCTTCAGAGACATTGGAATTTGGTGGTAGTGAATCTCGTGTCCTTTATAAAACGCTTATGTTTTCTCAAGTTGAACCACCCAGCAGTGATGTCATGATGCATGCACGTTCTTCAGGGCCTGAACCTTCCTATGCCTTATCTAGTAATGAGGGCTCCCAGCACTTCTTCACTGTTCCCTACAGTTCTGCAATCCCCGTGCATGGTTCTGTGGGTGTAGCTCATCCGGCTCCCTTGTTTAGCAGCCCTAGCCACATTTCAGTGCCTCCGTCTTCGGTAATAACCCCAATCGCATCACGGCTGCCGCTGCCTCCTGGCCTCTCTGGGGATGGGGAGTGGTCTGGAGCCTCCTCTGATGGTGAATTTCTTTTACCTGACACAGATGGTCTGACAGCCCTTAACAATTCTTCACCTGTTTCTGTAGCTGAATTTACATATACAACATCTGTGTTTGGTGATGAGAATAAGCCGCTTTCTAAAAGTGACATGATATATGGAAATGAGACTGAACTGcaaatttcttctttcagtgaAATGGTTTACCGTTTGGAAAGCACAGTCCTGCCCGACCTGTACGATACTGTAAATAAGTTGAACACATCTTTACCAGAATCCCCCGTTTCCTTTTCTAGCACAAAGGGCATGTTGCCAGGGTCTCTCGATCCTCCTGCCACTAAGGTTTTTGATCATGAGATTAGTCAAGCTCCAGAGAATACCTTTTCAGTTCAGCCTGCACACGCCGTATCTCAAGCGTTTGGCGACACTTCGCTTAGACCTGTGCTTAGTGCGAGCTCAGAGCCAGCCTCCTCTGACCCTGCTTCTAGTGAAATGTTAGCTCCTTCAACTCAGCTCTTCTTTTATGAGCCCTCAGCTTCTTTTAATACTGAAGTATCGCTGCAGCCCTCCTTTCAGGCTTCTGATGTTGACACATTGCTTAAAACTGCTCTTCCACCTGTGCCTAGCGAGCCAGTATTGGTTGAAACCCGCAAGGGTGATCCCCTTAGTTCTACAGGATTGCATCTCCTGGCCTCAAACTCTGCTTCAAGGGAAAACACGCTGCTCACTACATCTGTACCAGTTGTCGATGTATCGCCTGCTTCTAACGCGCACGCTGCTTCACTTCAAGGTTTAACCATTTCTTACACAAGTGAGAAATACTTTGAACCAGTTTTGCTTAAAAGCAAAAGTTCCCAGCAAGTGGTACCTTCACTGCGCAGTAATGACGAGTTGTTCCCAACTGCCAGTTTGGAGATTAACCAGGCCTTTCCCCCAAAAGGAAGGCATGCGTTTGCCACTCCTCTTTTATCTATTGATGTGCCACCAAATACACTTATAAATCAGCTCATGTATTCCGATGAAGTTTTCACCTCCACTCAGGGGTCTCTCACTGATGACGTATTTGCTGGTATCCCAGCTGTTGTTTCTGATACACCCGTAACCGCCGATCAGTTTGTTCCTTTAGGAAATGTGTATGTTTCCGTTACAGCAGTTTCTCCTGACAAAGATGTTTCTGTCCCCACAACCAAATTGCTGTTTCCTTCTAGAACAACTTCTGAGCTGATTCAGAGTGCCAGATCTGATGCTGATTTAGTGGGTGGTGGTGACGATGGtgatattgatgatgatgatgatgatgatgatgatgatgacagagaTAGAGATGGCTTATCCATAAATAAGTGCATGTCATGCTCCTCCTATAGAGAATTGCAGGAAAAGATAATGAATGATTCAGACACCCAAGAGAACAATCTTGTGGATCAGAATAACCCAACCTCATATTCACTCTctgaaaattctgaagaaaataacGTCACAGGTGTCGTATCAGCCGGTCAGACCAATATGGACAGAAGTCCTGATAAATCACCACCAGCAAATGTGCCACCCCAAAAGCCCAGTGGTGGAAAACAGCACAATGACGTTCAGACTGCTGATGCCCTGCTTCCTTTCACTCCAGAATCTGGAGCATGGGCACCTGTTGCAAGTGATGAAGAGAGCGGATCAGGGCAGGCTCTCTCAGATATCCCGAATGATAACAAGACTTCCACAGATTTCAGTTTTCCAGACGTTAATGAAAGAGATGTTGATGGGGTCCTGGAAGCAGTTGACTCAGAAATAACTCCTGGATCCCCACAGTCCTCAACACCAACTGTCACTAGCAGGCACTCAGAAGTATTCAACATTTCAGAGGCAGGTTAGTTACGGATCCAAGAGATAGACCGAGGTGTGGTGgttttcttcctcaaaaaaatagaaaaatcatggAAGGAGAAATTTGGTGAAGTGGcacatcattttgtttttaatcaagacACTCAACAAATCCatttacagtttttaaagtatGATTTTAGTCATTATTTCAAGTGAATATTCAACACATTTTGGTTAGTGGATAGATAAAACGTTTCTTATTTATTGCCAATTTTTCATATTCTACAAGATGCCAGTTACATGTGGGAGCAATTATGTGTGCGTAACGCATTTTTAGtatactgctttttaaatgatAGATTGGAGTGTGTTGTTTTaggcagttttaatttttatattcacttATGTTCTAAAATAAGTTGTAATCTAATTTCACTGAATTATAAAATGGATTATTAAAACTCTGATACGTAATATGTTATAAACACCTCTCTGACCCACCCCACGGAAAAGATATGATAATTTGCACATCCACATCAGCCTGGGGAGCTTTACAAAAAGTTCTAttgctgagttttgagagttaatggtaagatttgttttgttttgttttaaagaagcttttaattttcttaagttGTCTTTGTTTGATTACCTTAATGTTGCCTAAAGAGGGCAGTGTGAACTAACAAGACACATTCTATTTTGTACTTGCGGTTATACACCTTTCTAAGAAGTTAGATAGTGGTCATTAATATGCAGAGTATGTATAGGTATTGTATGACAAGATGTAAAACACTAGAACATTTTCTGTAGGCATGCATttcatttgttaatgtattttatgcaAATTAGTTTATTGGCCAGATGTTTCTTCAAGTAGATTACTTGCAACATATATAATACAGATGTTTGCTTTAAATGCcaatggggagaaaagggaaattcAGTACCATTAGGCATATGAAATACTGGATAATTTCATTGACTTGATCATAAGAATcttataatttgcttttattaaattttaaggcttttttttaaattaacaatgataatatttaaatgttaacgTAGTAAGTCAAAAGGTAGGTTAAGGTAACAGCTTGCAATCTTATTGCATAAAAGCAGATATTTATAAGCCAGATCATAGATACCAGTCTCATcaggatatttttttctctttgttatttccaTCCTTTGAATTAGttgtatatttttccttcagtcaGTGCAGCAGCAATTaaaagtttgtacattttgataGAGAAGTTTTTCTACATTCTGACTTGATACCTATTTAACATTTGCATTCCAGTTTAAACACACTCTGATATGTGAGAATGAATAATGAATCCACAGGTCACTATATTCATTAGTGTTGCCATATATATGAATTGTTATCTGGCTTCAATTAAATTTCAgggttttgaaatttttattagatttattttaaagacatatcAAGAATTcatccctttttttcctttcttaatagGTAGTGACATCATCAGCATGTTCTTGCTAGATTATGCTCTTATGGGGAAACtatatatgtattgcaaaatgcCAAACCTAGAATTATGAATTAAAACTCAGCAATTTCTTATCATTGCACTAATTTGATTAATTATTAAGAGTATGTTCTCCCACTCAGAGGAGAAAACAGTAGGAATATAACTTCCAATATCATCAGGTAACATAATTATTGGAGTAACTAAGATCAAATAAGATTAGGGAAGAATTCTTGCCTGCTTTTAAAACTGTATCTGCAAAAAATCATATGCACTCTGTCTTACAAAGTAATTGAATATGGCTCTTTATCAAATGCATATAGACTAATTCTGaaacttattttattatgtacttCTAGAATGTAGAATAATTTATAAGACATGTTCCCTAAAACAAAATAGATAAGGCAAAATTAGTATCTGCAATTTATGAATGCATAAACTGAGACCTAGAGATACTAAATTACTTGATTCAGGTCAGGTAGGGAGTCAACACAAAACTGAGGCTGGAATCATGTGTTATTGGTGTCTGTCTCTTAGAGACTGTGCTTTCATTATTGAGgacaataaaatatacataatgctTAATTTGTAATACCAAAAGTATActgttttattctaaaaatgtattttcaagtaTTAATCTTAACTTTGTCTACTGATCATCTATTGGTAGATTCTTGTCTTATTTAGGTAGCTCATATACACTACTGGACCATATTGAAATAGATATTTTAGTGTCAACTAATGTTTATAAAGATCAATACAACTAGTTGTTCCCCATTACAGTATGTAAAGCAACCAGTTAATTGTctgtacttcctttttttataaatatatttttttgaatttgggggggatattttattcatttatttatttactttttaaggtaatctctgcacccaacctggggcttaaactcatgaccccgacatcaagagttgcatactctactgactgagccagacaggggCCCCTGATTATCTATACTTTCATGTGGTATCTCATCTTGAATAAAATACCTGGGTTTCATAATATGTGATTACCATGGATTTATCATTCTAACTCCTCAacgaaaacatttattttaaaatcagacccCCCAGAGAACTTATGAGTAAAGTCTGTATTACAAgattatatatgtgtgcatgtgtgtatatagtgcatgtgtatagtgtgtgtgatatgtatggtaatttgttacatgcTTTATGTGTCATATATCTTACATATATGATCTGACatctcatatatatgtatgcaatacatatatatataaatgagatatgtatgtatctatatacatacatatatatacatatacacctatatacatatttctataaatatttgtggtcACTGAAGACCAGTATAATTATATAAGCTCACTTTGTATATAAATTAATGTACATTATTGGTTTTCAAACGTGAATGTGGATCAAAATCACCTGGaagacttgttaaaacacagattgctagGCCTTACCTACAGTTTCTGTTCAGCAGCTTTGTGATGGTTGGCATGGGGCCCAAAattggcatttctaacaagttccaggCTATGCCAATGCCAATATTCTGGGAATGACATTTCAAGAATGACTGATACAGATAATGATATTAACCACCATTTGTGATTTCTAGGTACTCGGGACTTTACTAAGTGGATTACTTCATTGTTTAGCCACAAAATTTCCATTTAGGTAACAATCGttttaatagagaaaatgtgACCTTAAGTTCTCTGCCATTAGCTATGCTTACTTTAGGGCTGCATTTATGAATTTGTTACTCTCAAATGTATTCTTCAATCTTGAAATTAAACCGATTTCCCTTTGTGTCCTATTACTAAAGTAAGATGCTTGGTATAAAAGCACCTAATGTGCGGGGAGTCTGGAATGCAGTGTAGACTCTCATGGGGGAACTTGGATGTAGTTCTTCCAGAATTTCTGCAGGCAGACACTAAGAGCTCTTACTTTGGCAGAGCAGTTCTTATGTCCAGTTGGGTTGGTTCCCCCCCACACTTCAAAGGAGAAGGGATACCCTGAAGTTCTGAAACTCTTTTGAGCAACTTGGAAGAATGGCGCCAGTTGCAATGATTTTGAAAGTGCTAGGACAATAATGCACCTAACTGGTCACAAAAATAGTCACTTGCCATCTTTCAAAATTAATCCAAAGACAGAAGTTAAACTTTTCCATAATTTATACTTGCATATTTGAAAAGAATTCCTTTGATCTATGTATTCCTTCAGTTCGCAtacaatagtatttttatttttggtagagAAAAAATAGTTGATAAGAAGGGCAAAGTAACACTTTAAAAGCAacctacatttaaatttttaatagttttctggGTTGAATGGTTATCCTAATGTAAGAAGGGTTATCTTAACCTTCCCTCTTGATGGAATTTTTAATTGCTCCTAGCTACTTATTTGATTGCAGGATTAGAAAcatcttattaaaattaagtttggAAAATCAAGATATATATGGTACAGTAAGTAGCATTGTTTTTCctgatcattttatttaaaaactgggtagttttttttttttttattttaatacttctgttttccttttagcAAGCTTTTCAAGGCAGTGTTATGCTCATTTCTTGCCATGACACCCGTACCTGGGTGCCAATCTTTGCTCTAATAGCCTGCCgtactttttaaactttgttttactTAAATTGGCTTGTAATCGTAGACATTCTTTCTGTCATAGATTTGAAATTGTAAAGGTAAGCAACAGCAATGAAGGTTGCACTTACTCAGTTGAAAAATGTTGTGACTTTTTCTTAAGCTTAAATATCAACTCTCTCAATTTTCTCCGACTACAGAGGCCAGTAATAGTAGCCATGAGTCTCGTATTGGTCTAGCTGAGGGGTTGGAATCCGAGAAGAAGGCAGTTATACCCCTCGTGATCGTGTCAGCCCTGACTTTTATCTGTCTAGTGGTTCTTGTGGGTATTCTCATCTACTGGAGGTAAGTTGAGTGCTTGTTTTAGACGTGTGTTTCATAAAGCTTAGATTTTGCCTGTTATTTACCTGAAAGCTCTTCAAAGCGtattcaaaattcattttacttGAGAGATACCATTAATTTAACCATGAATAAGGTGATTTTGTAAATCCAAAGACATAACATACAAGATTTGATTGTTCTTCATAGTTCAATGAAACAATTAAAGTTAAAATGGAGGAATTCCAGCTTCAGttaatatttaatacagtatTTCGACAGCGTACTTTGATATTCATCTCATTAACATTCAAACATTATCATAGCATTTAACATAAATCTAAGCTTCTCAGCTTAAACGCTCCAGCTGTTACAATTTCAAAAGTTACTGTttcagaaaacataatttttgatATAGTAAAAACAGAGTTTATTTATAATAGTGGATTTTATACAAGCTGCACATTGACTGCATACTGATAACAAAAAAGATAACCcatacataaatgtaaaaatcaagcAATTAAAATGTGGTTATAATGAGGAAATAAAGTTGATGACTGTATTAGGATGCatgggattttaaaattaattataatttgcCTTTGGGGATGAAATATAGCTTTGCTATCATCAATAGTCTACTAAGACTtttaaaggacaaagaaaattgCACGCCTCCTAAGCTTCCTGTCCCATAGCAAGCAGAACACACTGCAAATTAGGGAGTTTACTGGGGAAACAATGTAAGTCAGTGTAACTATTATAACTGTatctaggaaaacaaaaactttatgaCAATATAAGGAATCATAGTTTAgtaatttcttcctttgttttaaaagagaattttgttCAGAAGCTTtataattaattcctttttttaagcaaCATCTTCCTATAAGTTCATATGACCACTCTTTCCGTGTTATCCTAAAGTATATTCTCTCagtttattcaaaaatatttatcatgtttatGGACTCTTTCCCATGTGTGTAGTACTATGTTGACTACTATGGAaaatatcaaaaaagaatgaatgagtgagtgaacaaatgaatgaagtcaCTATGACTGAGAAATTTATGCTTATTGAGAATTTCCCATGAAAAATTTATAACATACTATATAAAAGTTTACATATGACAACAGAAATCGCTAATGGTAACAGGGTCAGAGAGCAAGGGATCTTGATAGGCCAAGATGACAGAGTCAGTTTAAGATGTAGGGCTTGAGCTGGATAAGATTCAGAAAGTGGAGATAAAGGAGACCAGAGACCAGCCTTCCAGGCAGGGACACAGCAGGTGGGAAGAATGGGAAG
This region includes:
- the PTPRZ1 gene encoding receptor-type tyrosine-protein phosphatase zeta isoform X3, whose product is MSSEGSEHSLEGQKFPLEMQIYCFDADRFSSFEEAVKGKGKLRALSILFEVGIEENLDYKAIIDGVERVSRFGKQAALDPFILLNLLPNSTDKYYTYNGSLTSPPCTDTVDWIIFKDTVSISESQLAVFCEVLTMQQSGYVMLMDYLQNNFREQQYKFSRQVFSSYTGKEEIHAAVCSSEPENVQADPENYTSLLVTWERPRVVYDTMIEKFAVLYQQLEGEDQTKHEFLTDGYQDLGAILNNLLPNMSYVLQIVAICTNGLYGKYSDQLVVDMPSDDPELDLFPELIGTEEIVKEEEEGKDIGEDTVVNPGRDSATNQIRRKEPQIPTTTNYNHVGTKYNEAKTNRSPTKGSEFSGKGDVPNTILDSTSQPVTELDPEKDAALISQTVTKMPPHTLEGTAASWNESSKTILRFPQMNLTGTVESLNTVSVTESQEVSTDISEDENLLTSFKLDTGADESSGSSSTTSSTLFISENISRGYVFSSENPEAITYDLLLPESTRNASEESASSGSEESLTDPSIDGNVWFASTSDAVTQPDAGSGRESFLQTNYTEIQIDESEKAAESSVPGPLVSQGPPVTDLEMPPYSTFAYFPTEVTPHAFTPSSGQQDSVPTVNMVHLQTTQPVYNGETPLQPSYSSDVFPVVTPLLLDNQILNTTPAASSSDSALHATPVFPSVDVSFESILSSYDGAPLLPFSSASFSSELFHHLYTVSQILPQATSAVESDKLSLHASLPVAGGDLLLEASLAQYSDVTSHQPTTHAASETLEFGGSESRVLYKTLMFSQVEPPSSDVMMHARSSGPEPSYALSSNEGSQHFFTVPYSSAIPVHGSVGVAHPAPLFSSPSHISVPPSSVITPIASRLPLPPGLSGDGEWSGASSDGEFLLPDTDGLTALNNSSPVSVAEFTYTTSVFGDENKPLSKSDMIYGNETELQISSFSEMVYRLESTVLPDLYDTVNKLNTSLPESPVSFSSTKGMLPGSLDPPATKVFDHEISQAPENTFSVQPAHAVSQAFGDTSLRPVLSASSEPASSDPASSEMLAPSTQLFFYEPSASFNTEVSLQPSFQASDVDTLLKTALPPVPSEPVLVETRKGDPLSSTGLHLLASNSASRENTLLTTSVPVVDVSPASNAHAASLQGLTISYTSEKYFEPVLLKSKSSQQVVPSLRSNDELFPTASLEINQAFPPKGRHAFATPLLSIDVPPNTLINQLMYSDEVFTSTQGSLTDDVFAGIPAVVSDTPVTADQFVPLGNVYVSVTAVSPDKDVSVPTTKLLFPSRTTSELIQSARSDADLVGGGDDGDIDDDDDDDDDDDRDRDGLSINKCMSCSSYRELQEKIMNDSDTQENNLVDQNNPTSYSLSENSEENNVTGVVSAGQTNMDRSPDKSPPANVPPQKPSGGKQHNDVQTADALLPFTPESGAWAPVASDEESGSGQALSDIPNDNKTSTDFSFPDVNERDVDGVLEAVDSEITPGSPQSSTPTVTSRHSEVFNISEAEASNSSHESRIGLAEGLESEKKAVIPLVIVSALTFICLVVLVGILIYWRKCFQTAHFYLEDSTSPRVISTPPTPVFPISDDVGAIPIKHFPKHVADLHASNGFTEEFETLKEFYQEVQSCTVDLGITADSSNHPDNKHKNRYINIVAYDHSRVKLAQLAEKDGKLTDYINANYVDGYNRPKAYIAAQGPLKSTAEDFWRMIWEHNVEVIVMITNLVEKGRRKCDQYWPADGSEEYGNFLVTQKSVQMLAYYTVRSFTLRNTKIKKGSQKGRPSGRVVEQYHYTQWPDMGTPEYSLPLLTFVRKASHAKRHAVGPVVVHCSAGVGRTGTYIVLDSMLQQIQQEGTVNVFGFLKHIRSQRNYLVQTEEQYVFIHDALVEAILSKETEVPDSHIHAYVNTLLIPGPTGKTKLEKQFKLLSQSNIQQSDYSTALKQCNREKNRTSSIIPVERSRVGISSLSGEGPDYINASYIMGYYQSNEFIITQHPLLHTIKDFWRMIWDHNAQVVVMLPDGQNMAEDEFVYWPNKDEPINCESFKVTLMAEEHKCLSNEEKLIIQDFILEATQDDYVLEVRHFQCPKWPNPDSPISKTFELISIIKEEAANRDGPVIVHDEHGGVTAGTFCALTTLMHQLEKENSMDVYQVAKMINLMRPGVFADIEQYQFLYKAVLSLVSTRQEENPSTSLDSNGAALPDGNIAESLESLV